The Sinorhizobium fredii USDA 257 region TGCCTGATCAATTCTTCAAGCCCCAGATCGCGCATTGGATTTTTTCCTCGTTCTCTTCCGGCCAAGGCGGCGCGTGCATGATTCACTTCCCGACAAACCGGCAATAAATCTCTGATTCAATTCACGGAAACGGCCTCCGCTGAATCACTCTCTGAAGTCGTTGAATCAGCTCTTGAGCTTCAGTCTCCGCCGCGTCTCGCTCGGGCTCTCGCGATAGTGGGCGCGGTAGCTGCGCGAAAACGACGACGACGAGTTGAAGCCGCAAATCGCCGCGATGTCGGCAAACTCTATTCGCGTCTCGATCACCTTGCGGCGCGCCGCATTGAGGCGTAGCGCCAGATAGTGCTCGTGCGGGGCCACCCCCATGGTGTCCTTGAAGAGGTCTTGCAGGTGCCGGGCGCTGACGCCGATCCGGCGTGCCAGCTTGGCGAGTGTCAGCGGCGCCTCGACGGTATCCTCCATCAGCTTGACCGCCGCGCCGACCCGACTGTCGAGAATGCGCATGTTGCCGATCGCCGGCACCTGCAGCAGGTCGCCGCGCGTGCGCTCCTGCTCGTAGATGAAGAGGCGCGAGACCTCGAGCGCCAGCGAATAGCCGTGCGCACGACGGATCAGTTCCAGCATCAGATCGAGCGTCGGCAGCGAGCCGCCGGTGGTGATGCGCTTGCCATCGATGACGAAACGGTCGCGAACCATGCTCACTTGCGGATAGGCGGTGGCGAAATCCTCGAAGTCTTCCCAATGGGTCGTGGCGGAAAAATTGTCGAGGAGGCTCGTCTCGGCCAAGAGCCAGGAACCGGATTCGATCCCCGCCATCGTCTCCCGGTGCCGCGCCGTCTGCGACAGCAGCATCTTCAGCTGCGAGGTGGCGCTGCGCCGCCAATTGTAACTCGACAGCACGAAGAGCGGCGCCGTCTCGCGCAGCGGCCGAAAGGGGCCGGACACCGGGATCGGGATGCCGCTTTTGGTCTCGATCGCTTCGCCGTCCGGGCTGAACATCGTCCAGCTATAGAGCGCCCGCCCGGCGATCCGGTTGGCGGCGCGCAGCGGCTCGACGACGGAGGCGACAAGAATGAGATTGGTCTCCGGCAGGATCAATAAATCAACATGCTGCACGTGCGAAATCCGAGCGTCCATGGCGAAACTTCGTCCCATTTGTGCCGATAATGTATAGGATCGCTCCATTTATGGAAAGCAGCGTCGCCTTTTCTGGCCCGTAATGGGTGCAACGAAAAGGGAGACAGCTATGCCGCTCAGCATGAACCGCGAGGTCTTCATCACTTGCGCCGTCACCGGTTCGGGGGACACCGTTTCGAAATCGGGCCACGTTCCGATCACGCCGAAACAGATCGCCGAAGCGGCGATCGAAGCGGCCAAGGCGGGTGCCGCCATCGTCCATTGCCATGTCCGCGATCCCGAAACCGGGACGCCGGCTCGCCGCCTCGACCTCTACAGGGAGGTGACGGACCGCATCCGCTCCGCCGATGTCGACATGGTCCTCAACCTGACCGCCGGCATGGGCGGCGACCTCGTCTTCGGCAATGTCGAAAACCCCCTCCCGCTCAACGAGAAAGGCACCGACATGGCCGGCGCCACCGAGCGCGTCGCCCATGTCGCCGAATGCCGGCCGGAGATCTGCACGCTCGACTGCGGCACGATGAACTTCTCGCTCGGCGAGTATGTGATGACCAACACGCCGTCGATGCTGCGCGAGATGGCGCGTCAGATGACCGCCCTCGGCGTCCGCCCCGAGATCGAGGCCTTCGACACCGGCCATCTCTGGTTCGCCAAGCAGCTCGTCGAGGAAGGCCTGATCGAGGATCCGGTGCTGATCCAGCTCTGCATGGGCATTCCGTGGGGCGCGCCGGACGATCTCAACACCTTCATGGCGATGGTCAACAACGTGCCGTCGAACTGGACCTTCTCGGCCTTCTCGATCGGCCGCAATGCGCTCGCATATCCGGCAGCGGCGATCCTCGCCGGCGGCAATGTCCGCGTCGGCCTGGAGGACAATCTCTATGTCGGCAAGGGGCAGCTCGCGACGAACGGTCAGCTCGTCGAAAAGGCCGCGTCGGTAATCGAGGGCATGGGTGCAAAGATCATCGGACCGGCAGAGGTCCGCGAGAAGCTGAAGCTGACGAAGCGGTGACAAGACCCCTCCCTTCCCCACAAGGGGGACGGCTTAGTCTGCCGCGCCGGCAAACCCGAAGTCACCGTCGGCATGCTTGGCCAAGTCTTACGAAAGACCGAGCGGCAGGGCGAAGGAGCGAAGAGGGACGTAGAGGATCCGGAGCCACCCATCCCTCCCCCTTGTGGGGAGGGTGGCCGAAGGGCCGGAGGGGCGCCCACGGAACAAACGGGATGGAGAGGGAATGAGCATCATCACCAGGGCCGCCTGTGTTGGCGGCGGCGTCATCGGCGGGGCTTGGGCGGCGCGGTTCGCGCTCGCCGGCATCGACGTCAACATCTTCGACCCGCACCCGGAAGCCGAGCGCATCATCGGCGAGGTCATGGCCAATGCCGAGCGGGCCTATGGCATGCTGACCATGGCCCCGCTGCCGCCGCGCGGCAAACTCGTCTTCTGCAAAAGCATCCAGGAAGCCGTCCACGATGTTGACTGGATTCAGGAAAGCGTTCCCGAACGGCTGGAACTGAAGCGCGGGGTGGTAACCGAGATCGATGCCTTCGCCCGCCCCGACGCGCTGATCGGCTCCTCCACCTCCGGCCTGCTTCCATCGGACCTGCAGGCCGAGATGAAGCATCCCGACCGTATGTTCGTGGCCCACCCCTATAACCCCGTCTACCTGTTGCCGCTGGTGGAGCTGGTCGGCGGCAAGCAGACTTCGCCGGAAACGATCAAGCGCGCCGAAGCAGCCGTCGCCGAGATCGGCATGAAAGGCGTTGTCATCGCCAAGGAAATCGAGGCCTTCGTCGGCGACCGGCTGCTCGAAGCGCTCTGGCGCGAGGCGCTCTGGCTGATCCAGGACGATATCTGCGATACCGAGACGCTCGACGATGTCATGCGCTACTCCTTCGGCATGCGCTGGGCCCAGATGGGTCTGTTCGAGACCTATCGTATCGCCGGCGGCGAATCGGGCATGCGTCACTTCCTCGCCCAGTTCGGTCCCTGCCTCAAATGGCCCTGGACCAAGTTCACCGACGTCGTCGATCTCGACGACGCACTCGTCGAGAAGATCGGCGCGCAATCTGACGCCCAGGCCGCCGGCCGCTCGATCCGCGAGCTCGAACGCATCCGTGACGAAAACCTCGTCGGCATCATGCAGGCGCTGAAAGCCGGCAATGACGGCGAAGGCTGGGGCGCCGGCAAGCTGCTCGCCGATTTCGAGAAGCGCCTCTGGGCGAAGGGCGGCAATCAGTCGAAGACGTACGACGCTTCCGGCCCCCTGCGCCTGGTCGAAATCAAGGTCAACGCCGCCTGGGTCGACTACAACGGTCACATGACCGAGCACCGCTATCTGCAGCTCTTCGGCGACACGTCGGACGCGCTGCTCAGGCTGATCGGCGTCGACTTCGCCTATGTGGAGGCGGGCCACAGCTACTACACCGTCGAGACGCATATCCGCCATCTCGGCGAGGCCAAGCTCGGCCAGGCACTCCATACGACGCTGCAAATTCTTTCGTCGGACGAAAAGCGCATCCACTTCTTCACGAGGATCCACGATGCCGCCTCTGGTGAGGTGATCGCCACCGCCGAGCAGATGATGCTGCATGTCGATGCCAAGGCCGGCAAGTCTGTCGCTGCGCCGGACGCGGTGCTGGAGAAGCTGAAGCCGATCGCGGAAGGCCACGCGAAGCTCGCCGCGCCGGAAGGTGCAGGACGGTACGTCGGGCAGAAACGCTAGCGCCTGAGGCGGCTGCCCCGAGTCATCCAAGTCCCCTCTCTCCGGGGAGAGGGCTAGGGTGAGGGGAAAAGCACCAGCGGATCGTTGAGGAGCGATCTGCGGGCGAACGCAGGCGGACAAGAACGACGAGGGAGAACCATGAATTTCGCACTGACCGAAGAACAGCAGATGATCGTCGATACGGTCCGCAGTTTCGTCGAGACCGAGATCTATCCGCACGAGAACGAGGTCGAGCGCACCGGCATCGTGCCGCGGGAGCTTGGCCAGGACATCGCCCGCAAGTGCAAGGAGCTCGGCTTCTTCGCCTGCAACTTTCCGGAAGAGGTCGGCGGCGCCGGGCTCGATCACCTGACCTTCACGCTCGTTGAGCGCGAACTCGGCCGCGGCTCGATGGGCCTGACCGTCTTCTTCGGCCGCCCCTCCGGCATCCTGATGGCCTGCAATGAAGAGCAGCGCGAGCGTTACCTGCTGCCGGCGATCCGGGGTGACAAGTTCGACGCGCTTGCGATGACCGAGCCGGACGCTGGTTCCGATGTGCGCGGGATGAAATGCTTCGCCAGACAGGACGGCGACGACTGGATCGTCAACGGCACCAAGCACTTCATCAGCCACGCCGACATCGCCGATTTCGTCATCGTCTTCATCGCCACCGGCGAGGAGCAGACACCGCGCGGGCCGAAGAAGAAGATCACCTGTTTCCTCGTCGATCGCGGCACGCCCGGCTTCGAAATCCGCGACGGCTACAACTCCGTTTCGCATCGCGGCTATAAGAACTGCATCCTGACCTTCGACGATTGTCGGCTGCCCTCCTCGCAGATCCTCGGCGAAGTTCACAGAGGCTTCGATCTTGCCAATGACTGGCTCTACGCAACACGGCTGACGGTCGCCGCCACCTCCGTCGGCCGCGCCCGCCGCGCCTTCGATTATGCCCTCTCCTATGCGGCCGAGCGCAAGCAGTTCGGCAAGCCGATCGGCGCCAATCAGGGCGTCTCCTTCAAGCTCGCCGACATGATCACCGAAATCGATGCCGCCGACCTCTTGACGCTGTCGGCCGCCTGGCGGCTCGACCAGGGCCTGCCGTCGAACCGCGAGATCGCCTCGGCCAAGGTCTACGCCACCGAAATGCTCGCCCGCGTCACCGACGAAGCCATCCAGATCTACGGCGGCATGGGGCTGATGGACGACCTGCCGCTCGCCCGCTTCTGGCGCGACGCCCGCGTCGAGCGCATCTGGGACGGTACCTCGGAAATCCAGCGCCACATCATCAGCCGCGATCTGCTCCGGCCGCTGGGGGCTTGAGGGATGGTGGTCTTGATCGATATGCGTTTTCAAGAAGCCCCTCCCCCCAGCAAAAAAGATCGAGGCGTCTTTATTCGCGAGGGAGGCAATCGATGACCGCCCCTCCCCGCTCCCTCGACCGCCTCATCCGCCCCCGCTCCATCGCGGTCTTCGGCGGCAAGGAGGCGCGCCGCGTCATCGAACAATGCGACAAGATGGGTTTTGCCGGCAAAATCTGGCCGGTCCATCCGCGCGAGGATGAAATCCTCGGTCGCCGCTGCAATCGCTCGGTCGCCGACCTGCCGGAGGCGCCGGATGCTTCCTTTGTTGGCGTCAACCGCGCATTGACCATCGAGATCATCCGTGATCTGGCGGCGCGCGGCGCCGGCGGTGCGGTCTGCTACGCTTCAGGCTTCCGCGAGGCGGCGAGCGAGCTTGCCGACGGCAACGACCTGCAGGAGGCGCTGGTCGCCGCCGCAGGTGACATGCCGATCGTCGGGCCCAACTGCTACGGCTTCATCAACATGCTGGACGGGGCGCTTCTCTGGCCGGACCAGCACGGCATGCTGCGCGTCGAGCGCGGCGTGGCGATCCTCACCCAGTCCTCCAACATCGCCTGTAACATCTCGATGCAGAAACGCGGGCTGCCGCTCGCCTATGTGATGACCGCTGGCAACCAGGCGCAGACCGGCCTCTCCGACATCGCCTGCGCCGTGCTCGAGGATCCGCGCGTCACCGCGGTCGGGCTCCATATCGAAGGTTTCGACGGTATCGAGGCGCTGGAGCGGCTCGCTACCCGCGCCCGCGAATTGCGTAAGCCGGTGGTGACGCTGAAGATCGGCAAGTCGGAGGCCGCGCAACTCGCGACGATTTCCCACACCGCTTCGCTCGCCGGCAATGACCGCGTCTCTTCGGCCGTGCTCGCCCGGCTCGGCATCGGCCGCGTCGACACGCTGCCGGAGCTTTTGGAAACGCTGAAGCTTCTGCATCTTCATGGCCCCCTCCCCAGCGCCGACATCTCCTCGATGAGCTGTTCGGGCGGCGAAGCCTCGCTGATGGCGGATGCCGGCGTCCGGCGCAAGGTCGCCTTCCGAGCGCTCAAGGACGAGCAGCGCCAGCCGCTGCGGGAAAGTCTCGGCGACATGGTGACGATCGCCAATCCGCTCGACTACCATACCTTCGTCTGGGGCAATCGCGAGAAGCAGACCGCCGCCTTCACCGCCATGATGCGGGGCGGCTACGCGCTGAACCTGATCGTGCTCGATTTCCCTCGCCTCGACCGCTGCAACGCCGAAGACTGGGCGACGACCTGTGATGCGGTGATCGACGCGGCGAACGCGACGAGCGCCGTCGCCGGCATCGTCGCAAGCCTTGGCGAAAACATGCCGGAGGAAACCGCGCTCTCCTTGATGGCAGCAGGCGTCGTGTCCTTCTTCGGCATCGACGAGGCCCTCGCCGCGGCCGAGACAGCGGCCGCAATCGGCGCCGCCTGGGCAAGGCCGGCCCCGCCGCCTCTCGTCAAGGCCGCAGCAGCCGGCGGCGATGCCACCACACTGACGGAGGCTGAAGCCAAGGCGGAGCTCGCCCAAGCGGGTGTGGCTGTACCGCAAGGTAAAACCGCTGTAACGCCGAAGGAAGCTGCAGAGGTCGCCGAAACCCTCGGCTTCCCGGTCGCACTCAAGGGTCTCGGCGTTGCCCACAAGACCGAAGCCGGTGCCGTCAGGCTCAATCTGACAACCCGGGAAGAAGTGCTCGCCGCAGCAGAAGCGATGGCGTCGGTCGCCGCAGGATATCTCGTGGAGAGGATGATCGCCAGGCCAGTCGCCGAACTGATCATCGGGGCGATGCGCGATCCGGTGGCGGGTCCGGTGCTGACCATCGGGGCTGGCGGAATCCTGGTGGAATTGCTCGACGATTCCGCAATCCTGACGCTACCTGCCACCGAAGCGATGATCAAGGCGGCAATTGACGGCCTGAAAATCAGGAAACTGCTCGACGGCTATCGCGGCGGTCCGAAGGGCGATGTCGCGGCGTTGACAGACACTGTCGCAGCCGCGGCATCCTATGTCGTTGCAAACGCTTCCAAACTCGACGAACTCGATATCAATCCTATTATGGTATTGCCGGATGGCCATGGAGCCGTCGCCGCCGATGCCTTGATCCGCCGGAGGAAATGACGCCTATGACCGGACCGATCCTCACCCGCCGCGAAGGCGGCATTCTCGAAGTCACGATCGACCGGCCGAAGGCGAACGCCATCGACCTGAAGACAAGTCGGGTCCTGGGCGAGATCTTCCGCGATTTCCGTGACGACCCGGCGCTGCGGGTGGCGATCATCACCGCGGCCGGCGAGAAATTCTTCTGTCCCGGTTGGGACCTGAAGGCGGCGGCGGAGGGTGATCCCGTCGATGGCGACTATGGTGTCGGCGGTTTCGGCGGCATGCAGGAGCTCCGCGACCTTAACAAGCCGATCATCGCCGCCGTCAACGGCATCTGCTGCGGCGGCGGGCTGGAGATCGCCCTTTCGACAGATCTCATTCTCGCGGCCGAACACGCGACCTTCGCGCTACCGGAAATCCGCTCCGGCACGGTCGCCGACGCTGCCTCGATCAAGCTGCCGAAGCGCATCCCCTATCACATCGCCATGGACATGCTTCTGACCGGGCGCTGGCTCGAAGCCGCGGAGGCGCATCGCTGGGGTTTCGTCAACGAGATCCTGCCCCCAGGGCGGCTGATGGAGCGCGCCTGGGAACTCGCGCGCCTCCTCGAAAGCGGCCCGCCGCTCGTCTATGCGGCAATCAAGGAGGTGGTGCGCGAAGCCGAGGGCCGCGACTTCCAGACGACAATGAACAAGATCACCCGTCGCCAGTTCAAGACGGTCGACGTGCTTTATTCGAGCGAAGACCAACTGGAGGGAGCCCGCGCCTTCTCCGAGAAGCGCGATCCGGTCTGGAAGGGGAGATGAGGCCGGTGGCCCGGAATGGCGGCGTGGCGCCGTAGACTGGAGTCCACAAGGCCAACTTATGGAAAGAAATGATCATTTAGGACGTTACAAGCTTCGATCGAGCGGATAGCCTTTGGTTGAAGCCTATAGCGCCCCCGAGACAGGACGGAGGATAAAGGAAAGGACATCCAAGCGGTACAGTGCCTTGGGCCATCGAAAAGGATGGCGATACGCAGTCTCTACCAATCACAATGAACGGCGAATGCCGGCTAACGAAAGGGAACAGGGGAATGAGCGATTACAAGGATTATCTGACACGCCAGGTCATGCTGGGCAAAATGAACCGCCGCG contains the following coding sequences:
- a CDS encoding GlxA family transcriptional regulator; the encoded protein is MDARISHVQHVDLLILPETNLILVASVVEPLRAANRIAGRALYSWTMFSPDGEAIETKSGIPIPVSGPFRPLRETAPLFVLSSYNWRRSATSQLKMLLSQTARHRETMAGIESGSWLLAETSLLDNFSATTHWEDFEDFATAYPQVSMVRDRFVIDGKRITTGGSLPTLDLMLELIRRAHGYSLALEVSRLFIYEQERTRGDLLQVPAIGNMRILDSRVGAAVKLMEDTVEAPLTLAKLARRIGVSARHLQDLFKDTMGVAPHEHYLALRLNAARRKVIETRIEFADIAAICGFNSSSSFSRSYRAHYRESPSETRRRLKLKS
- a CDS encoding 3-keto-5-aminohexanoate cleavage protein, encoding MPLSMNREVFITCAVTGSGDTVSKSGHVPITPKQIAEAAIEAAKAGAAIVHCHVRDPETGTPARRLDLYREVTDRIRSADVDMVLNLTAGMGGDLVFGNVENPLPLNEKGTDMAGATERVAHVAECRPEICTLDCGTMNFSLGEYVMTNTPSMLREMARQMTALGVRPEIEAFDTGHLWFAKQLVEEGLIEDPVLIQLCMGIPWGAPDDLNTFMAMVNNVPSNWTFSAFSIGRNALAYPAAAILAGGNVRVGLEDNLYVGKGQLATNGQLVEKAASVIEGMGAKIIGPAEVREKLKLTKR
- a CDS encoding carnitine 3-dehydrogenase — protein: MSIITRAACVGGGVIGGAWAARFALAGIDVNIFDPHPEAERIIGEVMANAERAYGMLTMAPLPPRGKLVFCKSIQEAVHDVDWIQESVPERLELKRGVVTEIDAFARPDALIGSSTSGLLPSDLQAEMKHPDRMFVAHPYNPVYLLPLVELVGGKQTSPETIKRAEAAVAEIGMKGVVIAKEIEAFVGDRLLEALWREALWLIQDDICDTETLDDVMRYSFGMRWAQMGLFETYRIAGGESGMRHFLAQFGPCLKWPWTKFTDVVDLDDALVEKIGAQSDAQAAGRSIRELERIRDENLVGIMQALKAGNDGEGWGAGKLLADFEKRLWAKGGNQSKTYDASGPLRLVEIKVNAAWVDYNGHMTEHRYLQLFGDTSDALLRLIGVDFAYVEAGHSYYTVETHIRHLGEAKLGQALHTTLQILSSDEKRIHFFTRIHDAASGEVIATAEQMMLHVDAKAGKSVAAPDAVLEKLKPIAEGHAKLAAPEGAGRYVGQKR
- a CDS encoding acyl-CoA dehydrogenase family protein produces the protein MNFALTEEQQMIVDTVRSFVETEIYPHENEVERTGIVPRELGQDIARKCKELGFFACNFPEEVGGAGLDHLTFTLVERELGRGSMGLTVFFGRPSGILMACNEEQRERYLLPAIRGDKFDALAMTEPDAGSDVRGMKCFARQDGDDWIVNGTKHFISHADIADFVIVFIATGEEQTPRGPKKKITCFLVDRGTPGFEIRDGYNSVSHRGYKNCILTFDDCRLPSSQILGEVHRGFDLANDWLYATRLTVAATSVGRARRAFDYALSYAAERKQFGKPIGANQGVSFKLADMITEIDAADLLTLSAAWRLDQGLPSNREIASAKVYATEMLARVTDEAIQIYGGMGLMDDLPLARFWRDARVERIWDGTSEIQRHIISRDLLRPLGA
- a CDS encoding acetate--CoA ligase family protein, with protein sequence MTAPPRSLDRLIRPRSIAVFGGKEARRVIEQCDKMGFAGKIWPVHPREDEILGRRCNRSVADLPEAPDASFVGVNRALTIEIIRDLAARGAGGAVCYASGFREAASELADGNDLQEALVAAAGDMPIVGPNCYGFINMLDGALLWPDQHGMLRVERGVAILTQSSNIACNISMQKRGLPLAYVMTAGNQAQTGLSDIACAVLEDPRVTAVGLHIEGFDGIEALERLATRARELRKPVVTLKIGKSEAAQLATISHTASLAGNDRVSSAVLARLGIGRVDTLPELLETLKLLHLHGPLPSADISSMSCSGGEASLMADAGVRRKVAFRALKDEQRQPLRESLGDMVTIANPLDYHTFVWGNREKQTAAFTAMMRGGYALNLIVLDFPRLDRCNAEDWATTCDAVIDAANATSAVAGIVASLGENMPEETALSLMAAGVVSFFGIDEALAAAETAAAIGAAWARPAPPPLVKAAAAGGDATTLTEAEAKAELAQAGVAVPQGKTAVTPKEAAEVAETLGFPVALKGLGVAHKTEAGAVRLNLTTREEVLAAAEAMASVAAGYLVERMIARPVAELIIGAMRDPVAGPVLTIGAGGILVELLDDSAILTLPATEAMIKAAIDGLKIRKLLDGYRGGPKGDVAALTDTVAAAASYVVANASKLDELDINPIMVLPDGHGAVAADALIRRRK
- a CDS encoding carnitinyl-CoA dehydratase, with product MTGPILTRREGGILEVTIDRPKANAIDLKTSRVLGEIFRDFRDDPALRVAIITAAGEKFFCPGWDLKAAAEGDPVDGDYGVGGFGGMQELRDLNKPIIAAVNGICCGGGLEIALSTDLILAAEHATFALPEIRSGTVADAASIKLPKRIPYHIAMDMLLTGRWLEAAEAHRWGFVNEILPPGRLMERAWELARLLESGPPLVYAAIKEVVREAEGRDFQTTMNKITRRQFKTVDVLYSSEDQLEGARAFSEKRDPVWKGR